One bacterium DNA window includes the following coding sequences:
- a CDS encoding DUF2179 domain-containing protein — protein MISQLMDNVYVGFALIFCLRVIDVALGTLRVVYILQARKYRATIIGFVEVTIFIFAVSQVVANLDNWILMFAYSGGFATGTLVGLLLEERLAVGFAQVRVISRDRGGDIALKLWEEGFGATVVDGTGKQGAVELIFCIAPRRFVHKIEAIATGLDSDCFIAVSDSRSLLRGFAGPVKKK, from the coding sequence ATGATTTCGCAGCTGATGGACAACGTGTACGTCGGATTCGCGCTGATATTCTGCCTGCGCGTGATCGACGTCGCGCTCGGAACGCTGCGCGTCGTCTACATCCTCCAGGCGCGCAAGTACCGCGCGACGATAATCGGATTCGTCGAGGTGACGATATTCATCTTCGCGGTCTCGCAGGTAGTCGCGAATCTGGACAACTGGATTCTCATGTTCGCGTACTCGGGCGGATTCGCGACGGGGACGCTTGTCGGGCTGCTGCTGGAGGAAAGGCTCGCCGTAGGATTCGCGCAGGTGCGCGTAATCAGCCGTGACCGCGGCGGCGACATCGCGCTCAAGCTGTGGGAGGAGGGCTTCGGCGCGACCGTCGTGGACGGCACCGGCAAGCAGGGCGCGGTGGAGCTTATATTTTGCATCGCGCCGCGGCGGTTCGTGCACAAAATCGAAGCGATCGCGACGGGGCTCGATTCCGACTGCTTCATCGCGGTAAGCGATTCAAGAAGCTTGCTTCGCGGCTTCGCCGGCCCGGTGAAAAAGAAATAG
- a CDS encoding sigma-70 family RNA polymerase sigma factor — MNVERLVGALFKCGFLDKSLEAGLWRDYSPESRARLILAYQPLVAAAFYRIAPPEAYAEDCLSEGLLALVRAADRFSPSRGVPFAAFARIAIRGAMIDYLRRVAPVALASEELDAAKFARLSLDDGDPAVDRLASVLAALERLPEKERRVLAGLYLDDRPRSEIAKELGVSGPRVSQIHAKAVRRLRAMLKPAPRRRRFSLANPE, encoded by the coding sequence ATGAACGTAGAAAGACTGGTCGGCGCGCTGTTCAAATGCGGCTTCCTGGACAAGAGCCTGGAAGCCGGGCTTTGGCGCGACTATTCGCCGGAATCGCGCGCCAGGCTGATACTCGCGTACCAGCCGCTCGTGGCGGCCGCGTTTTACCGCATCGCCCCGCCGGAGGCGTACGCGGAGGACTGCCTGTCCGAGGGGCTGCTCGCACTCGTGCGGGCCGCCGACAGGTTTTCCCCCTCCCGCGGCGTTCCGTTCGCGGCGTTCGCGCGCATCGCGATACGCGGCGCGATGATCGACTACCTGCGCCGCGTCGCTCCCGTCGCGCTCGCAAGCGAGGAGCTGGACGCGGCCAAGTTCGCGCGTCTTTCGCTGGACGACGGCGATCCGGCGGTGGACAGGCTGGCCTCGGTGCTGGCCGCGCTGGAGCGGCTGCCCGAAAAGGAGCGGCGGGTGCTTGCCGGGCTGTATTTGGACGACAGGCCGAGGAGCGAAATCGCGAAGGAGCTCGGCGTATCCGGGCCGCGCGTTTCGCAGATCCACGCGAAAGCGGTGAGAAGGCTGCGCGCGATGCTCAAGCCCGCGCCGCGCCGCCGGCGTTTCTCGCTCGCGAATCCGGAATAG